A stretch of Anaerolineales bacterium DNA encodes these proteins:
- a CDS encoding DinB family protein — translation MKEIANELRAIVDAAGKRLAGMPEEEVSRRAEADGWSKKEILGHLIDSAANNHQRFVRGCSDKAASFPPYDPEEWVRVQRYDEADWENLVALWTAYNRQLSHVIERIPKSALSRACSIGRAEPVTLEFVIDDYLRHLKHHLGDLLESPQ, via the coding sequence ATGAAAGAGATTGCGAACGAACTTCGAGCGATCGTCGATGCAGCCGGGAAGCGTCTGGCCGGCATGCCGGAGGAGGAAGTCTCCCGGCGGGCCGAGGCGGATGGCTGGTCGAAGAAGGAAATCCTGGGCCATCTGATCGACTCGGCGGCCAACAACCACCAGCGTTTCGTGCGGGGGTGCAGCGACAAGGCGGCGAGCTTCCCGCCGTACGATCCGGAAGAGTGGGTGCGGGTGCAGCGCTACGACGAGGCGGACTGGGAGAATCTGGTCGCGCTTTGGACGGCGTACAACCGCCAGTTGAGTCACGTCATCGAGCGCATCCCGAAATCGGCGCTCTCCAGGGCGTGCAGCATCGGCAGGGCGGAACCCGTCACGCTGGAATTCGTCATCGACGACTACCTGCGACACCTGAAGCATCACCTGGGCGATCTCCTGGAGAGTCCGCAGTAG
- a CDS encoding DinB family protein: MSDTRIIELSAREIERYAQGLIELIEPLTEEQLWSVEGGIPNSIGTLARHLTGNLNHYFGAGLLANGYARDREREFSETGLSKEKVVSDLTAAVEVAKQAAAAVDVERITQPYTTPCGREYESLAYHVLRMLTHFVVHCGQADYALNLIR, encoded by the coding sequence ATGTCTGACACACGCATCATCGAACTGTCCGCCAGAGAAATCGAGCGCTACGCCCAGGGATTGATCGAATTGATCGAGCCGCTGACGGAGGAACAACTCTGGTCGGTGGAAGGCGGCATTCCGAACTCGATCGGCACGCTGGCCAGGCACCTGACCGGCAATCTCAACCACTATTTCGGTGCGGGCCTTTTGGCCAACGGGTACGCGCGCGATCGGGAGCGGGAATTCAGCGAAACCGGGTTATCGAAGGAAAAGGTGGTCTCGGATTTGACTGCGGCCGTGGAGGTCGCCAAACAGGCGGCTGCGGCGGTCGACGTCGAGCGAATCACGCAGCCGTACACCACGCCGTGCGGCAGGGAATACGAGTCGCTCGCCTATCACGTACTGCGCATGCTGACGCATTTCGTCGTGCACTGCGGCCAGGCGGATTATGCGCTGAATCTCATCCGTTAA
- a CDS encoding class I SAM-dependent methyltransferase — protein MNLIDIIRRQPQPAPWAEGEKIPWNDPEFSQRMLKEHLSQEHDAASRVFEIIDGQVQWIHEHVLAGKPTRILDLGCGPGLYTSRLARLGHKCVGIDFSPASIAYAKQQAQESGLDCAYHLQDIREAEFGEGYGLVMLIYGEFNVFRPEVAREILTRIHRALKPDGYLLLEPHTYEVVVDMGAQPAFWYTAENGLFSDQPYLYLEESMWDGDSQTTIKRYYVIDAVTSEVTRHPETMQAYTDDQYLSTLRTCGFGQVSLEPSFDGQIWTASTGLMAILAQKASAAS, from the coding sequence TTGAATCTGATCGATATCATACGCAGGCAGCCTCAGCCCGCGCCGTGGGCGGAGGGCGAGAAGATCCCCTGGAATGACCCGGAATTCAGCCAGCGCATGCTCAAGGAACATCTCTCTCAGGAGCATGATGCTGCCAGCCGCGTTTTCGAGATCATCGATGGTCAAGTCCAGTGGATTCATGAGCATGTGCTCGCAGGTAAACCAACACGCATCCTCGATCTGGGCTGCGGGCCGGGATTGTACACCAGCCGGCTGGCGAGACTGGGTCATAAATGTGTGGGTATCGATTTCTCACCTGCCTCCATTGCCTACGCAAAACAGCAGGCGCAGGAATCGGGTCTGGATTGTGCCTATCATCTGCAGGACATCCGTGAGGCGGAATTCGGTGAGGGCTACGGCCTGGTGATGCTGATCTACGGAGAGTTCAACGTATTCCGCCCTGAGGTGGCTCGGGAGATCCTGACCAGGATCCATCGCGCTTTGAAACCCGATGGATATCTGCTGCTCGAGCCGCATACCTACGAAGTCGTCGTGGACATGGGCGCGCAGCCTGCATTCTGGTACACCGCAGAAAACGGTCTATTTTCGGATCAACCGTATCTCTACCTCGAAGAGAGTATGTGGGATGGAGACAGCCAGACCACCATCAAGCGTTACTATGTCATTGATGCCGTGACGAGCGAGGTGACTCGCCATCCGGAAACGATGCAGGCGTATACAGACGATCAGTATCTGTCTACGCTGCGGACGTGTGGCTTCGGGCAGGTGTCCCTGGAGCCTTCTTTTGATGGGCAGATCTGGACCGCGTCCACCGGTCTGATGGCCATCCTGGCGCAGAAAGCATCCGCTGCTTCGTGA
- a CDS encoding HsmA family protein: MGSAAIIINLALLFYSIGVWSERIAGKLKPWHLIFFWMGFACDTWGTGMMFDMAGGMTFDVHGISGTLAIVLMLVHATWATIVLLRKDTRMIHTFHRFSVVVWAIWLIPYLSPIFFGMQG, encoded by the coding sequence ATGGGATCAGCCGCGATCATAATAAACTTGGCGCTCTTGTTTTACAGTATTGGCGTGTGGAGCGAACGAATCGCCGGAAAGCTGAAACCCTGGCATTTGATTTTCTTCTGGATGGGATTCGCGTGTGACACGTGGGGCACGGGGATGATGTTCGACATGGCCGGCGGGATGACCTTCGACGTGCACGGCATTTCCGGTACGTTGGCCATCGTCTTGATGCTGGTTCACGCCACGTGGGCCACGATCGTGCTGCTGCGAAAAGACACGCGCATGATCCACACGTTTCACCGTTTCAGCGTGGTCGTGTGGGCGATCTGGCTCATCCCCTATCTGAGCCCGATTTTCTTCGGCATGCAGGGGTGA